Proteins encoded within one genomic window of uncultured Draconibacterium sp.:
- a CDS encoding type IX secretion system membrane protein PorP/SprF — protein MVVLGIFVLLISLRCGAQQDPIFTSYMYNGQIINPAYAGIWEKIGFTTLVRKQWAGINRSPLTEYISFHSPLRNEAVGVGLNIMNDTFGREKRLTVLGDYAYEVYLSRRTRMRMGVKFGFTNYKNPLTEYILYPDGKYDRAFDEDVDLSFLPNFGFGIFIYQDYFYAGFSIPKLIENDLKENFHNYSTSAEVRTIYLNGGYVLPLDPFNYFVFKPTMLVKATWGTPLQVDLAANFMIREKLWLGILGRTGGAICFTGNWMFSNKFRVGFAMDITTNDIYPYQNGTFEFTFGFDVDFFGRNYLRSRYF, from the coding sequence ATTGTTGTATTAGGGATATTTGTCTTGCTAATATCACTTCGCTGTGGTGCACAACAAGATCCTATTTTTACTTCATATATGTATAATGGCCAGATCATTAATCCGGCTTATGCAGGTATTTGGGAAAAGATAGGTTTTACCACATTAGTAAGAAAGCAGTGGGCTGGGATTAACCGTTCGCCTCTGACTGAATACATTTCATTTCACTCACCTTTACGAAACGAAGCTGTTGGTGTTGGACTTAACATCATGAACGATACTTTTGGTCGCGAAAAGCGCTTAACTGTACTTGGCGATTATGCTTACGAAGTATATCTGTCGCGACGTACACGTATGCGAATGGGGGTAAAATTCGGTTTTACCAATTATAAGAATCCGCTTACAGAATACATATTATATCCCGACGGAAAATACGACAGGGCTTTTGATGAGGATGTTGACTTAAGTTTTCTCCCTAATTTCGGTTTCGGAATATTTATTTACCAGGATTATTTTTATGCAGGATTCTCTATTCCAAAGCTCATCGAGAACGATCTGAAAGAAAATTTCCACAACTACTCTACCAGTGCTGAAGTACGTACTATATACCTGAATGGTGGTTATGTGCTTCCGCTCGATCCATTTAATTATTTTGTTTTTAAACCCACAATGCTGGTAAAGGCAACATGGGGTACGCCACTACAAGTCGATCTTGCTGCAAACTTTATGATACGCGAAAAACTGTGGCTTGGTATATTGGGGCGTACTGGTGGTGCAATATGTTTTACCGGAAACTGGATGTTTAGTAACAAGTTTAGAGTGGGATTTGCAATGGATATAACAACAAACGATATATACCCATATCAGAACGGAACCTTTGAATTTACTTTTGGTTTTGATGTGGACTTTTTCGGTCGAAATTATTTGAGATCGAGATATTTTTAA